The Paenibacillus sp. MBLB1832 genome has a window encoding:
- the holA gene encoding DNA polymerase III subunit delta, producing the protein MDAKRALKDIAAGRPAPVYLCYGPEKYKMREFIQVLTDALMEPEDREFALSKFDLSEIPLTSVLDDAETLPFMVPKKLVIAKNALFFTGAKENAKLDHNLDRLTAYLKSPAEHTVVVFTVDADKLDERKKIVKALKDMEAAVPFLSLSPEELTQWVAKRASQLGFTFTGGAADQLILYTGGNLQSLSAELEKISLFVGAGGEATPAVIDQLVARSTEQNVFILIEDIVNVRLDRAFVILEELLKQREEPIKIASLIARQFRIMLQVKELGKQGYSGQQMASQIGLHPFAVKVAEGQARKYDIDKLSRIMGELADLDLQMKTGKIDKVLGLELFLLRLAA; encoded by the coding sequence ATGGATGCGAAACGAGCATTAAAAGACATAGCAGCAGGCCGGCCAGCGCCAGTATATTTGTGCTACGGTCCTGAGAAATATAAAATGCGTGAATTCATTCAAGTTTTAACGGACGCGTTAATGGAACCTGAAGATAGAGAGTTTGCCCTCAGCAAATTTGACTTGAGTGAAATCCCGCTCACATCTGTCTTGGATGATGCGGAGACATTGCCTTTTATGGTGCCAAAAAAGCTGGTGATCGCCAAGAATGCGCTCTTCTTCACGGGTGCGAAGGAAAATGCCAAGCTCGACCATAACTTGGATCGGTTAACCGCGTATTTGAAATCGCCGGCTGAGCATACGGTTGTCGTATTCACCGTAGACGCGGATAAGCTGGATGAGCGTAAGAAGATTGTGAAAGCTTTGAAGGACATGGAAGCCGCGGTGCCGTTCCTTTCATTAAGCCCTGAGGAGCTTACTCAGTGGGTGGCCAAGCGAGCCAGTCAATTGGGGTTTACGTTTACAGGAGGGGCCGCGGATCAACTTATCCTGTACACAGGCGGCAATTTGCAATCCCTCTCTGCTGAATTAGAGAAAATCTCCTTATTCGTAGGCGCGGGGGGAGAAGCGACGCCGGCTGTTATCGATCAATTGGTCGCGAGAAGCACGGAGCAGAACGTTTTTATTCTTATTGAGGATATTGTCAATGTTCGTTTAGATCGCGCTTTTGTCATCTTGGAGGAGCTCTTGAAGCAGCGTGAAGAGCCGATCAAAATTGCTTCGCTCATCGCCAGACAGTTCCGGATTATGCTGCAAGTAAAGGAGCTCGGCAAGCAAGGGTATTCTGGGCAGCAGATGGCGTCTCAGATCGGCTTACATCCTTTTGCGGTCAAGGTAGCCGAAGGTCAGGCGCGTAAGTACGATATAGACAAGCTGAGCCGAATTATGGGCGAGTTAGCGGACCTTGATTTGCAGATGAAAACGGGGAAAATTGATAAAGTGTTAGGTTTGGAACTATTCCTCCTTAGGCTGGCTGCCTAG
- a CDS encoding DNA internalization-related competence protein ComEC/Rec2, translating to MRRPVVLGCCLWISGYALAIFTEIAWLTWTTSALLLAALVVMFALRLPGRQALGPLLLVVIAYGYYHGTDQRNITALPLAQQGQVNESGSEVTLLGRFASPVTLDGDRASFTVEAASVRFQDTAFPLSGESVQVSLRLTEQEQQAMPSGWRRGDALTIKGTLRSPSPARNFGGFDYRRYLRLHHTHWLLSAKGVDQAQVQPAAPRLSVVQLLRWNDELRAALSRRMDSIFPASQAGFMKSMLIGLTDDLDPDRFQQFSELGLTHILAISGLNIAVFLAVCIWIMRRLRLTKEKYLLVCLCLLPLYILLTGASPSIIRAGLMSMIAIFAARQGGLKDVLHILAVTAWAMLIWNPYYLLDVSFQLSFLVTLGLILGVQRVTDLLSRYIDSPIIQNTIAITLVSQAVSFPVSIYYFNQFSLLSWLANAVLVPVISMVVFPAGLVALALGLIYVPIGRTIGWLIAKLNEAIFWMTDHLQQLPHLKMIWPSPSLPWMVLYYLALLLLYFLAKRNVQSETDELPIMLEPKVKRTISTCYRKISLLVAPSCFGILLWIGYSPHHFQRTGLVQFLDVGQGDSILIRTPYGKHILIDGGGTLTFHKPGDEWKKRNDPYEVGKKLLTPLLKKRGIQQLDLLVLTHEDADHSGGLQAVVEQVPVKQFLFNGTFKEGESMKKLFSTLLQHRVPLLPAQVGDWIVIDPVTRLQVLFPLETEHHQVELVKEQNARSVVFLLEMLGTNWLFTGDMEKESEAEVLQYLNQNTAIQPNNKNTKLDVLKVAHHGSKTSSTPEWLAYWQPHYAVISVGVMNSYGHPSPETIEHLDDVHAAVFRTDQMGEIQMEVRRSGIYTRMKLKN from the coding sequence ATGAGAAGACCAGTTGTTCTAGGATGCTGTCTGTGGATAAGTGGTTATGCCCTTGCGATATTCACCGAAATCGCATGGCTGACTTGGACGACGAGCGCGCTGCTGCTCGCAGCGCTCGTCGTCATGTTCGCGCTGCGCCTGCCTGGCCGGCAGGCGCTAGGGCCACTGCTGCTGGTCGTCATAGCCTACGGCTATTACCACGGGACCGACCAGCGCAACATCACAGCCCTGCCGCTCGCGCAGCAGGGGCAGGTCAACGAAAGCGGCAGCGAGGTCACGCTGCTCGGCCGGTTCGCCAGCCCTGTCACCCTCGACGGTGACAGGGCCAGCTTTACCGTGGAAGCGGCGTCCGTCCGCTTCCAGGACACCGCTTTCCCGCTCAGCGGGGAAAGCGTGCAGGTCTCGCTGCGCCTGACGGAGCAGGAGCAGCAGGCCATGCCGTCGGGCTGGCGCCGCGGCGACGCCCTAACAATTAAGGGGACGCTGCGCAGCCCGTCCCCTGCCCGCAACTTCGGCGGCTTCGATTACCGCCGATATTTGCGACTTCACCACACCCATTGGCTGTTGTCAGCCAAAGGGGTGGATCAGGCGCAGGTGCAGCCTGCGGCACCGCGCCTAAGCGTCGTTCAGCTGCTGCGCTGGAACGACGAGCTGCGCGCTGCGCTCAGCAGGCGCATGGATAGCATTTTTCCCGCGTCGCAGGCGGGATTCATGAAAAGCATGCTGATCGGCCTCACCGACGATCTAGATCCCGACCGCTTCCAGCAATTTTCTGAGCTGGGTCTGACCCATATTTTAGCTATATCGGGGCTTAATATCGCTGTTTTCCTTGCGGTTTGCATCTGGATCATGCGACGGCTGCGCCTCACGAAAGAGAAGTACCTCCTCGTCTGTCTTTGCCTGTTGCCGCTCTATATACTTCTAACAGGCGCATCCCCATCCATTATCCGCGCAGGGCTAATGTCGATGATCGCCATATTTGCGGCACGCCAGGGAGGACTCAAGGATGTTCTGCACATCCTCGCTGTTACCGCCTGGGCGATGCTGATCTGGAATCCGTACTACCTGCTCGACGTCAGCTTCCAATTGTCCTTTCTAGTTACGCTGGGTCTAATCCTTGGCGTACAGCGAGTTACTGACCTGCTTTCGCGATATATCGATTCACCGATAATTCAAAACACCATCGCCATAACCCTCGTCTCGCAAGCCGTATCTTTCCCTGTCTCGATCTATTATTTCAATCAATTTTCGTTGTTGTCATGGCTCGCTAACGCGGTGCTGGTGCCCGTTATCTCCATGGTTGTCTTTCCTGCAGGCTTGGTTGCACTTGCACTTGGCTTGATTTATGTGCCCATTGGCCGAACGATCGGGTGGTTGATTGCCAAGTTAAACGAAGCCATATTTTGGATGACCGATCACCTCCAGCAGCTTCCTCATCTCAAAATGATTTGGCCAAGCCCGAGCTTGCCATGGATGGTGTTGTATTATTTGGCACTTCTTCTCCTTTATTTCCTTGCGAAACGAAATGTGCAATCTGAAACTGATGAACTGCCCATCATGCTCGAGCCTAAGGTGAAACGAACCATTAGCACATGCTACCGTAAAATAAGCCTATTGGTTGCGCCTAGCTGCTTTGGAATCTTACTGTGGATCGGTTATTCTCCGCATCACTTCCAGCGAACAGGTCTAGTTCAATTCCTCGACGTAGGACAGGGAGATTCGATCTTAATTCGTACACCTTATGGTAAACATATCTTAATTGATGGGGGTGGAACGCTCACCTTTCATAAGCCTGGAGACGAATGGAAGAAGCGTAACGATCCTTACGAAGTAGGCAAAAAATTGCTAACGCCATTGTTGAAGAAGCGAGGTATTCAACAACTGGACCTGCTTGTGCTTACCCATGAGGATGCTGACCACAGCGGGGGGTTGCAAGCTGTTGTGGAACAAGTTCCTGTGAAACAATTTTTATTTAACGGTACTTTTAAAGAAGGGGAAAGTATGAAGAAGCTGTTTTCTACGCTTTTGCAACATCGTGTTCCTTTGCTGCCTGCACAGGTTGGTGATTGGATCGTAATTGATCCTGTCACAAGATTACAAGTGCTGTTTCCCCTTGAAACAGAGCATCATCAGGTTGAGCTTGTGAAAGAACAAAATGCAAGATCCGTTGTTTTTTTGTTGGAGATGCTCGGAACGAATTGGTTGTTCACAGGCGATATGGAGAAAGAATCCGAAGCGGAGGTCCTTCAATATTTAAACCAGAATACTGCTATCCAACCCAATAACAAAAATACAAAACTCGATGTACTTAAAGTCGCACATCATGGGAGCAAAACCTCCTCAACACCCGAGTGGCTCGCCTATTGGCAGCCCCATTACGCTGTGATTTCAGTAGGCGTCATGAATAGCTATGGACACCCGTCTCCCGAAACTATCGAACATTTGGATGATGTGCATGCTGCCGTATTTCGAACTGATCAAATGGGGGAAATCCAAATGGAAGTGCGACGATCAGGCATTTATACACGGATGAAGCTAAAAAACTAG
- a CDS encoding DUF3679 domain-containing protein: MRLRDFYLKVGLFGLLLLFCVLFGVSLASGGMERIEGAQPSSKPVLVSATATPVPGKTGATVVKSAPQPTSVVKDTTGKANPTGGATPAPVVADHDNSLNRVGNKLGDLLQITMHHGIKLFVSIFDAVLGKG; this comes from the coding sequence ATGAGGCTGAGAGACTTTTATCTAAAGGTTGGCTTGTTCGGTTTACTACTGTTGTTCTGTGTGCTGTTTGGCGTCAGTTTGGCATCAGGCGGTATGGAGCGGATTGAAGGAGCGCAGCCTTCGTCAAAGCCAGTGTTAGTGAGCGCAACAGCCACACCTGTACCAGGTAAAACAGGGGCAACAGTTGTAAAATCAGCGCCTCAGCCTACGTCTGTTGTGAAAGACACAACAGGGAAAGCTAACCCAACAGGGGGAGCCACACCTGCTCCTGTCGTAGCAGATCACGATAATTCGTTGAACCGTGTGGGCAATAAATTAGGCGATCTTCTGCAAATTACGATGCACCATGGCATTAAATTGTTTGTTTCCATATTCGACGCCGTTTTGGGCAAAGGGTAG
- the lepA gene encoding translation elongation factor 4 — MTDIRERQQRIRNFSIIAHIDHGKSTLADRILEYTGALSSREMQEQVLDQMDLERERGITIKLQAVRLAYRADDGIDYILNLIDTPGHVDFTYEVSRSLAACEGALLVVDAAQGIEAQTLANVYLALENNLEILPVINKIDLPSADPEKVKNEIEEVIGLDASDAVLASAKAGIGIKDIIEQICLKVPAPQGNPDNPLKALIFDSHYDSYKGVIVYVRVVDGSIKAGSKIKMMATNKVFEVIEVGAFKPRMSSVPSLEVGDVGFIVAGIKNVGDTRVGDTVTEADRPAPEALPGYRRINPMVFCGLYPIETTDYNDLREALQKLELNDASLRFEPETSTALGFGFRCGFLGLLHMEIIQERIEREFNIPLITTAPSVIYRITLTNGDVLEIDNPSNYPDPQRIDFVEEPFVKASVIVPNDFVGTIMDLCQGKRGEYLNMEYLDTNRVTLTYDIPLSEIVYDFFDMLKSRTKGYASFDYEISGYKKSNLVKMDILLNSEQVDALSFIVHRDTAYNRGKIICDKLKDLIPRQMFEVPIQAAIGQKIVARETVKAMRKNVLAKCYGGDISRKRKLLDKQKEGKKRMKQVGSVEVPQEAFMAVLKIDE, encoded by the coding sequence ATGACGGACATTCGAGAAAGACAACAAAGAATTCGCAACTTTTCAATTATCGCTCATATCGATCATGGTAAATCAACATTAGCGGATCGTATTCTGGAGTATACAGGTGCATTGTCATCACGTGAAATGCAAGAGCAGGTTCTCGATCAGATGGATCTGGAGCGCGAACGGGGCATTACCATCAAGCTGCAAGCGGTAAGATTGGCTTATCGCGCGGATGACGGTATTGATTATATCCTGAACCTCATCGACACACCTGGACACGTCGACTTTACGTACGAAGTATCACGAAGCCTTGCGGCTTGTGAAGGCGCGTTGCTCGTCGTTGACGCGGCACAAGGGATAGAAGCTCAGACTCTTGCAAACGTGTATCTAGCGTTAGAGAATAATCTAGAAATTTTACCTGTTATTAATAAAATTGATCTGCCAAGTGCGGACCCAGAGAAAGTTAAGAACGAGATTGAAGAAGTGATCGGGCTTGATGCTAGCGATGCCGTTCTTGCCTCAGCGAAAGCGGGTATCGGGATTAAAGACATCATCGAGCAAATCTGTTTGAAAGTGCCTGCGCCACAAGGAAATCCGGACAATCCGTTGAAAGCTTTGATCTTCGACTCTCACTACGACAGTTACAAAGGTGTTATCGTGTATGTGCGTGTCGTGGATGGTTCCATCAAAGCGGGTTCCAAAATTAAAATGATGGCGACGAACAAAGTGTTCGAAGTCATCGAGGTAGGGGCATTCAAACCACGAATGTCATCGGTTCCTTCCCTAGAGGTCGGCGATGTAGGCTTTATCGTGGCTGGTATTAAAAATGTTGGAGACACCCGCGTAGGGGACACGGTAACGGAAGCAGACCGCCCTGCACCAGAGGCGCTGCCAGGTTATCGTCGCATTAACCCGATGGTATTCTGCGGCTTGTATCCGATCGAAACAACGGATTACAACGATTTGCGCGAAGCGCTGCAAAAGCTGGAATTGAATGATGCGTCCTTGCGTTTCGAGCCAGAGACGTCAACGGCATTGGGCTTTGGATTCCGTTGCGGTTTCCTAGGACTGTTGCACATGGAGATTATTCAGGAACGGATCGAACGCGAGTTCAACATTCCATTGATTACAACGGCGCCGAGCGTTATCTACCGTATTACATTAACGAATGGCGATGTGCTCGAGATTGATAATCCGTCCAATTATCCAGATCCGCAACGTATTGACTTCGTTGAAGAGCCTTTTGTCAAAGCGTCGGTCATTGTGCCTAACGATTTTGTTGGTACGATTATGGATCTGTGCCAAGGCAAGCGCGGAGAATATTTGAATATGGAGTATTTGGATACGAATCGCGTCACGTTGACGTATGATATTCCGTTATCCGAGATCGTCTACGATTTCTTCGACATGCTGAAGTCGCGTACCAAAGGATATGCATCCTTTGATTACGAAATCTCAGGTTACAAGAAGTCCAATCTCGTTAAGATGGATATTTTGCTCAATTCCGAGCAGGTAGATGCTCTTTCCTTTATCGTTCACAGGGATACGGCTTATAACCGTGGTAAAATCATTTGTGATAAGCTGAAGGATCTCATCCCGCGGCAAATGTTTGAAGTGCCGATTCAAGCGGCGATCGGACAGAAAATCGTAGCGCGTGAGACGGTTAAAGCGATGCGCAAGAACGTCCTCGCGAAGTGTTACGGCGGTGACATTTCCCGTAAGCGTAAATTGTTAGACAAGCAAAAAGAAGGTAAGAAACGCATGAAGCAAGTCGGCAGCGTCGAGGTGCCGCAAGAAGCGTTCATGGCTGTTTTAAAAATCGACGAATAG
- a CDS encoding RNA polymerase sigma factor encodes MIAPELVRSAQAGDRDALITLLREIESHVYRTAFYLLNNEQDALDASQEALIRIYTKIHSYEEKALFTTWVQRIVTNICIDKFRKAKPTVSMDEHEMTFTAENNVEREIMTGYLAQDIREAIDKLPEHHRTVVVLRYLQDFSYHEIAESLGLPLNTVKSYLFRARHSLQSMLQDYQKGGVRG; translated from the coding sequence GTGATAGCACCCGAGCTGGTAAGATCAGCACAAGCCGGTGATCGTGATGCGCTCATTACCCTGTTGCGAGAGATTGAGTCTCACGTTTATCGAACCGCATTTTATTTGTTAAATAATGAACAAGACGCGCTGGATGCTTCGCAGGAGGCACTCATTCGAATTTATACGAAAATTCATTCCTATGAAGAGAAAGCACTGTTTACAACGTGGGTGCAGCGGATTGTTACGAATATTTGCATCGATAAATTTCGCAAGGCGAAACCGACGGTTTCAATGGATGAGCATGAGATGACGTTTACAGCTGAGAATAACGTTGAACGCGAAATTATGACTGGCTATTTAGCGCAAGATATTCGAGAGGCAATCGATAAGCTTCCCGAACACCACCGGACTGTCGTTGTGCTTCGTTATTTGCAAGACTTTTCGTATCATGAAATCGCAGAATCGCTTGGTTTACCGCTGAATACGGTGAAGTCTTACTTATTCCGAGCTAGACACTCGTTGCAGTCGATGCTCCAAGATTATCAGAAAGGAGGTGTTCGGGGATGA
- the rpsT gene encoding 30S ribosomal protein S20, with protein MPNIKSAIKRVKVSEKRRLRNASHKSALRTAVKAFETALTPEALVSASKKLDKAASKGLIHKNAANRKKSRLAKKLNALTAQA; from the coding sequence ATGCCAAACATTAAATCCGCTATTAAACGAGTTAAAGTTAGCGAAAAGCGTCGTCTTCGTAACGCTTCCCACAAGTCCGCTTTGCGTACTGCTGTGAAAGCTTTCGAAACAGCTTTAACCCCTGAAGCTCTAGTTTCTGCTTCCAAGAAATTAGATAAAGCAGCTTCTAAAGGTTTAATTCATAAAAATGCCGCTAACCGCAAGAAGTCCCGTCTAGCTAAAAAGCTGAACGCTCTTACGGCTCAAGCGTAA
- a CDS encoding zf-HC2 domain-containing protein translates to MKCQEVMIYMQRQLDGDLTPNEEDELHAHLMHCLDCAQMYERLQSLSDELSQLPKVKPPFSLVDAIMPQLLELDKQPVNPVVVPFQAASESMAGRKITKRSRIREQFSWKIASGVVAAGLIIGFFAFNMKHPVLDNADGIFNFTSSSSESKADRPSAATSSQSRALDSADIYKQELSTSNQAVPKSSMSDTKTKGKEDLIPQASAASGNQTQPMDAMVEKPSAYTAPISGQDALVKPQVPSTSAPEKMKIPTDSNMAKNATDTKDMSAVSGSATPTTTPNESNPDAVSKKLTPSAGEGFKIGSMASILPNNELQNPSILKSASGAYAASVEDAHVVIRNSQTLEIVFASKQVWQGNDEIKLIEWSKDDKLFYQVTSNGTIQTILIDVNAQTEANK, encoded by the coding sequence ATGAAATGTCAAGAGGTGATGATCTACATGCAAAGACAGCTAGATGGAGATTTAACTCCTAATGAGGAAGATGAGCTGCATGCTCACCTTATGCATTGTTTGGACTGTGCTCAGATGTACGAACGTCTGCAATCGCTGTCCGACGAGTTATCCCAGTTACCGAAGGTAAAGCCGCCTTTCTCTTTGGTTGATGCTATCATGCCGCAGCTGCTTGAATTAGATAAACAACCTGTGAATCCGGTCGTCGTACCTTTCCAAGCCGCTTCGGAGTCTATGGCGGGGCGGAAGATAACGAAACGAAGTCGCATCAGAGAGCAATTTTCCTGGAAAATCGCAAGCGGAGTTGTCGCCGCAGGGCTCATTATTGGGTTCTTTGCCTTTAATATGAAGCACCCTGTATTAGATAATGCGGATGGCATCTTCAATTTTACATCAAGCAGCTCTGAGTCTAAAGCAGACCGACCTAGTGCAGCAACTTCGAGTCAGAGCCGTGCGCTAGACAGTGCCGACATCTATAAACAGGAGCTGTCAACATCAAACCAGGCGGTGCCGAAGTCGTCAATGTCGGATACTAAGACGAAGGGGAAGGAAGATCTGATCCCCCAAGCGTCCGCAGCTAGCGGTAATCAGACACAACCAATGGACGCAATGGTTGAGAAACCCAGTGCTTACACAGCACCTATCAGCGGGCAAGATGCATTGGTGAAGCCACAGGTTCCTTCTACGTCAGCGCCAGAAAAAATGAAAATACCAACGGATTCGAATATGGCGAAAAATGCAACCGACACGAAGGACATGTCAGCCGTTTCCGGCTCAGCAACACCAACTACGACACCGAATGAATCGAATCCAGATGCTGTTTCGAAGAAGCTGACACCGTCCGCTGGTGAAGGGTTCAAGATCGGTTCGATGGCGAGCATCCTTCCGAATAATGAACTTCAGAACCCTTCCATCTTGAAGTCGGCTTCAGGGGCATACGCTGCATCTGTTGAAGATGCACATGTTGTGATTCGGAACAGTCAAACATTGGAGATTGTTTTTGCTTCCAAACAAGTATGGCAAGGGAATGATGAAATCAAGCTGATCGAATGGTCGAAGGATGATAAGCTGTTCTATCAAGTGACAAGCAACGGAACCATTCAAACGATTTTAATTGATGTGAATGCGCAGACAGAAGCCAATAAATAA
- the gpr gene encoding GPR endopeptidase, producing MDLGFYNTHTDLALDARDMAQAANQGQPIPGIEQEFTRENGIRVTKINVLNEEGSRALGKMLGHYITIEVPALREKDSQLQDRVATKLAQEFEQFLKGIGIPKNAKALIIGLGNANVTPDALGPLVVENVMVTRHYFELVPQDVSPGYRAVSAVAPGVLGTTGIESSDIVQGIVDKSKPDFIIAIDALASRSLDRVNTTIQIADTGIHPGSGIGNKRKGLTKENLGIPVIAIGVPTVVYASTIVNFAFDLMQKHFNDQTNTTGKILGLLDNINEDERLQLVKEVLNPVGHDLLVTPKEIDQFIEDIANIIASGLNAALHDAVDVDNVAAYTH from the coding sequence ATGGACTTAGGCTTTTATAATACACATACAGATCTTGCGCTCGATGCGAGGGATATGGCCCAGGCCGCTAATCAAGGGCAGCCAATTCCTGGTATTGAACAGGAGTTTACGAGAGAAAATGGCATTCGCGTGACGAAAATTAATGTATTGAACGAAGAAGGCTCTAGAGCGCTTGGCAAGATGCTCGGTCATTACATAACCATCGAGGTGCCTGCACTTCGGGAGAAAGACAGCCAGCTTCAAGATCGAGTCGCGACGAAGCTAGCACAGGAGTTTGAACAATTTCTGAAGGGAATAGGCATTCCCAAAAACGCAAAAGCACTTATTATCGGTCTTGGTAATGCCAATGTGACGCCGGATGCGTTAGGGCCTCTTGTTGTCGAGAATGTGATGGTGACGCGGCATTATTTCGAATTAGTTCCCCAAGATGTGAGTCCAGGTTATCGAGCGGTAAGTGCCGTAGCACCTGGGGTTCTTGGTACAACAGGCATTGAAAGCAGCGATATCGTGCAAGGGATCGTTGACAAATCGAAGCCAGATTTCATAATCGCCATTGATGCGCTGGCATCCCGATCCTTGGACCGTGTCAATACAACGATTCAAATTGCGGACACAGGCATTCATCCAGGTTCAGGGATCGGGAATAAGCGCAAAGGCTTGACGAAAGAGAATCTTGGCATCCCCGTCATCGCCATCGGTGTACCGACTGTTGTTTACGCGTCCACCATCGTCAATTTTGCCTTTGACCTTATGCAGAAGCATTTTAATGATCAAACGAACACTACAGGTAAAATTCTAGGTCTATTGGACAACATTAATGAGGATGAGCGGCTGCAGCTTGTCAAAGAAGTGCTCAATCCTGTCGGGCACGATCTGCTCGTCACACCGAAAGAGATTGATCAGTTTATTGAAGATATCGCCAATATCATTGCCAGCGGATTGAATGCAGCCTTGCACGACGCTGTTGATGTTGATAATGTGGCTGCCTACACGCATTAA
- a CDS encoding deoxycytidylate deaminase encodes MSIRKDWDTYFLDIAYMASTRSRCNRRHVGAVLVQGKKLLGTAYNGAPMGVPDCTEAGCMLVEEIELKMIADIEEVVRKHRCIRTIHAEQNLLLFTDREDREGSTVYVTDQPCWTCANMLANSGVTEIVFHRGYPKDHEKVSELMLARGISFRQLASYEPPAGTVSEVVN; translated from the coding sequence ATGAGCATTCGAAAGGATTGGGATACGTATTTCTTGGATATCGCCTATATGGCATCTACGCGCTCGCGTTGTAATCGGAGACATGTTGGTGCTGTGCTGGTACAAGGCAAAAAACTGCTGGGAACCGCCTATAATGGGGCACCCATGGGTGTACCTGACTGCACCGAAGCGGGCTGTATGCTGGTTGAGGAAATCGAACTGAAAATGATTGCCGATATCGAGGAAGTTGTGCGCAAACATCGCTGCATTCGTACCATTCATGCAGAGCAAAACTTGCTGTTGTTTACGGATCGCGAGGATCGTGAAGGCTCAACGGTGTACGTAACGGACCAGCCATGCTGGACCTGCGCGAATATGTTAGCGAACAGCGGTGTGACGGAAATCGTTTTTCATAGGGGTTATCCGAAGGATCACGAGAAAGTCAGCGAATTAATGTTGGCAAGAGGCATTTCGTTCCGCCAGCTGGCAAGCTATGAACCTCCTGCGGGCACCGTGTCGGAAGTTGTGAATTAA
- the spoIIP gene encoding stage II sporulation protein P codes for MKWTTATWNFSQVRKTFQSASSVGKTFIILSTSTLALFVLIGLGSVLQSSMMTTSPVSSMKGLAASVTNQFFIDMIGMEVPHLNKNHKKFTFSQRNVFHFAFQFMTNINPSDPKSLVASEVPGMDTNRSTVLVKGSETNPSSPIDYNPGSNNLEAEARVPIPSPSAQPSPNSSATPSPSAVGQPPKTAGDNIAFIYQTHSNESFLPELKGVTDPDMAYSDKVNIISVGQRLAQNLEKDGIGAVHSETVYPSTVKNFEYPYSYKYSLKTLQEAMSAHKDLTYFFDIHRDSAARSKTTATIDGKDVAQVYFIIGGKNPNWKKNEEFASKIHQVLEEKHPGVSKGIHAKEASEGNGLYNQNISPNSILIEVGGPYNTLEECYRTTDWLAEAISEVIMNAKKVDAPAASTNKS; via the coding sequence ATGAAATGGACAACAGCTACATGGAATTTCAGCCAAGTTCGCAAAACCTTTCAAAGCGCCAGTTCCGTCGGGAAAACCTTTATCATTCTCAGCACCTCGACCTTAGCGCTATTCGTACTCATCGGGCTGGGAAGCGTTCTACAAAGTAGCATGATGACCACTTCGCCGGTTTCATCCATGAAAGGTCTCGCCGCATCTGTCACCAATCAATTTTTCATTGATATGATCGGAATGGAAGTCCCTCATTTAAATAAGAACCATAAGAAATTCACCTTTTCCCAACGCAACGTGTTTCATTTTGCTTTCCAATTCATGACGAACATCAATCCGAGTGATCCCAAAAGCTTGGTTGCCAGCGAGGTTCCAGGCATGGACACGAATCGATCAACTGTGCTGGTAAAAGGGAGTGAGACGAATCCCAGTTCGCCCATTGATTACAATCCGGGTTCCAATAATTTAGAAGCGGAAGCCAGAGTGCCGATCCCTTCGCCTTCAGCGCAACCGTCACCGAATAGCTCTGCAACACCTTCTCCTAGCGCGGTCGGGCAACCGCCGAAAACGGCTGGCGATAATATTGCTTTCATTTATCAAACCCATAGTAATGAGTCATTCTTGCCTGAACTCAAAGGGGTTACAGATCCAGATATGGCCTATAGCGATAAAGTCAATATCATTTCGGTAGGTCAACGTTTGGCTCAAAATTTGGAAAAAGACGGGATTGGTGCTGTGCACTCCGAAACCGTGTATCCAAGTACGGTGAAAAACTTCGAGTATCCGTACTCCTACAAGTACTCACTCAAAACGTTGCAAGAAGCGATGTCAGCGCATAAAGACTTAACATACTTCTTCGATATCCATCGGGATTCGGCAGCTCGCAGCAAAACCACTGCCACCATTGATGGTAAAGATGTTGCACAGGTGTATTTTATCATCGGCGGCAAAAATCCGAACTGGAAGAAGAATGAGGAATTTGCCAGCAAAATTCATCAAGTACTGGAAGAGAAACACCCTGGCGTTTCCAAAGGGATTCATGCGAAAGAAGCAAGCGAGGGCAATGGCTTGTATAACCAGAACATTTCGCCCAACAGCATTTTAATAGAAGTAGGCGGTCCCTATAACACACTGGAAGAGTGCTACCGTACAACCGATTGGTTGGCTGAAGCGATCTCTGAAGTAATTATGAATGCGAAGAAAGTGGATGCGCCAGCCGCATCGACGAATAAATCGTAA